From Ipomoea triloba cultivar NCNSP0323 chromosome 5, ASM357664v1, the proteins below share one genomic window:
- the LOC116018831 gene encoding uncharacterized protein LOC116018831 isoform X2 produces the protein MEPPFPPTSAATHSLVDAPPFPPPPAFATKLRLMCSYGGHIVPRPQTNTLFYAGGETRIIAVDRLTTAFSLASLTAHLSRTLYNNRPFLLKYQLPDEGLDSLISVTTDEDLQNMLEEHDRIASSISPNPSRIRLFLFPVKPESLGSGFLDPKAESWFSDALSNTRIERRVQSTDSNLPRALIGLDFAGGFDSVSGESLVLETSSSFGSTSSFISMSSLPAFGVHGEDGTANLQDKKVRVPSSASIESVGSVASQPKPAICQDSFAQVSGMAPSCCTVEPESPMANPSTMIQPQKMVQVSAYEFPQQSDGKLYKPGMQYVHGGPYYVPQYPTTTSQLSSCYPLYHVPVLPQQQQQSPYHVNQPYPIYLVPVVPNQSLNMPMQCSVNDATDIASILPPLHLHGAVIPPPVLHKETLAAKHVPEPAANMQSNLPVSAAPASAPSTKGQQSFVGPLEPKPVGATSIDTVNYCNEFDDDLSYSQIYKTQPPAPSFISQCQTITKGATVQLSESSMQQTPNDVTAQVSSLLQQS, from the exons ATGGAGCCGCCATTTCCGCCTACCTCCGCCGCGACACACTCCCTCGTTGATGCACCGCCTTTCCCTCCGCCGCCTGCTTTCGCCACCAAGCTCCGTCTTATGTGCAGCTACGGTGGGCATATAGTTCCCCGCCCCCAAACCAATACCCTCTTCTATGCCGGCGGTGAAACTCGTATAATCGCCGTGGACCGCCTCACAACCGCCTTCTCACTTGCTTCCCTTACGGCCCATCTTTCCCGCACTCTCTATAACAATCGCCCCTTCCTCCTCAAGTACCAGCTCCCCGACGAGGGCCTCGACTCGCTCATCTCCGTTACTACCGATGAGGACCTCCAGAACATGCTCGAAGAGCACGATCGCATCGCCTCATCTATTTCGCCTAATCCTTCCCGCATCCGATTGTTTCTCTTCCCCGTCAAGCCCGAATCGCTCGGGTCCGGATTCCTCGACCCGAAAGCGGAATCGTGGTTCTCCGATGCGTTGAGCAATACTCGGATTGAGAGGAGAGTTCAGTCCACTGATTCGAACCTACCTCGTGCATTGATAGGCCTTGATTTTGCTGGTGGCTTTGATTCCGTTTCCGGCGAGTCCCTGGTCTTGGAGACAAGTTCTTCATTTGGTTCTACGAGTTCCTTTATTTCTATGTCGAGTTTGCCGGCGTTTGGGGTTCACGGTGAGGATGGGACTGCCAATTTGCAGGATAAGAAGGTTAGAGTGCCCTCTTCAGCTTCAATTGAAAG TGTTGGAAGTGTTGCATCTCAACCCAAACCTGCAATCTGCCAAGACTCATTTGCCCAAGTTTCTGGAATGGCCCCAAGCTGCTGCACTGTTGAACCAGAAAGTCCTATGGCTAACCCATCAACTATGATTCAGCCGCAGAAAATGGTTCAGGTTTCAGCTTATGAATTCCCGCAACAGTCTGATGGGAAGCTGTACAAACCCGGAATGCAATATGTCCATGGAGGTCCTTACTACGTACCTCAATATCCTACAACCACATCGCAATTATCATCTTGTTATCCACTGTACCACGTTCCTGTGCTAccgcagcagcagcagcaaagCCCGTATCATGTAAATCAACCATACCCGATTTATTTGGTACCCGTGGTTCCAAATCAATCTCTAAATATGCCAATGCAGTGTAGCGTAAATGATGCTACAGATATTGCTTCGATTCTGCCCCCGTTGCATCTGCATGGAGCTGTGATCCCTCCACCAGTGCTTCATAAGGAGACCTTGGCAGCTAAACATGTACCCGAGCCAGCAGCAAATATGCAGAGTAATCTCCCCGTATCAGCTGCTCCAGCTAGTGCACCTTCTACCAAGGGTCAGCAATCGTTTGTTGGGCCTCTTGAGCCAAAGCCTGTTGGTGCAACATCAATTGATACTGTTAATTATTGTAATGAATTTGACGATGATCTTTCATACAGTCAGATATATAAAACTCAGCCTCCTGCTCCATCATTTATATCTCAGTGCCAAACCATTACAAAGGGGGCAACAGTACAGTTATCTGAGTCCTCAATGCAGCAAACCCCGAATGATGTAACAGCCCAGGTCTCATCCCTTCTACAACAATCTTGA
- the LOC116018831 gene encoding uncharacterized protein LOC116018831 isoform X1 — protein sequence MEPPFPPTSAATHSLVDAPPFPPPPAFATKLRLMCSYGGHIVPRPQTNTLFYAGGETRIIAVDRLTTAFSLASLTAHLSRTLYNNRPFLLKYQLPDEGLDSLISVTTDEDLQNMLEEHDRIASSISPNPSRIRLFLFPVKPESLGSGFLDPKAESWFSDALSNTRIERRVQSTDSNLPRALIGLDFAGGFDSVSGESLVLETSSSFGSTSSFISMSSLPAFGVHGEDGTANLQDKKVRVPSSASIESDNSVGSVASQPKPAICQDSFAQVSGMAPSCCTVEPESPMANPSTMIQPQKMVQVSAYEFPQQSDGKLYKPGMQYVHGGPYYVPQYPTTTSQLSSCYPLYHVPVLPQQQQQSPYHVNQPYPIYLVPVVPNQSLNMPMQCSVNDATDIASILPPLHLHGAVIPPPVLHKETLAAKHVPEPAANMQSNLPVSAAPASAPSTKGQQSFVGPLEPKPVGATSIDTVNYCNEFDDDLSYSQIYKTQPPAPSFISQCQTITKGATVQLSESSMQQTPNDVTAQVSSLLQQS from the exons ATGGAGCCGCCATTTCCGCCTACCTCCGCCGCGACACACTCCCTCGTTGATGCACCGCCTTTCCCTCCGCCGCCTGCTTTCGCCACCAAGCTCCGTCTTATGTGCAGCTACGGTGGGCATATAGTTCCCCGCCCCCAAACCAATACCCTCTTCTATGCCGGCGGTGAAACTCGTATAATCGCCGTGGACCGCCTCACAACCGCCTTCTCACTTGCTTCCCTTACGGCCCATCTTTCCCGCACTCTCTATAACAATCGCCCCTTCCTCCTCAAGTACCAGCTCCCCGACGAGGGCCTCGACTCGCTCATCTCCGTTACTACCGATGAGGACCTCCAGAACATGCTCGAAGAGCACGATCGCATCGCCTCATCTATTTCGCCTAATCCTTCCCGCATCCGATTGTTTCTCTTCCCCGTCAAGCCCGAATCGCTCGGGTCCGGATTCCTCGACCCGAAAGCGGAATCGTGGTTCTCCGATGCGTTGAGCAATACTCGGATTGAGAGGAGAGTTCAGTCCACTGATTCGAACCTACCTCGTGCATTGATAGGCCTTGATTTTGCTGGTGGCTTTGATTCCGTTTCCGGCGAGTCCCTGGTCTTGGAGACAAGTTCTTCATTTGGTTCTACGAGTTCCTTTATTTCTATGTCGAGTTTGCCGGCGTTTGGGGTTCACGGTGAGGATGGGACTGCCAATTTGCAGGATAAGAAGGTTAGAGTGCCCTCTTCAGCTTCAATTGAAAG CGATAACAGTGTTGGAAGTGTTGCATCTCAACCCAAACCTGCAATCTGCCAAGACTCATTTGCCCAAGTTTCTGGAATGGCCCCAAGCTGCTGCACTGTTGAACCAGAAAGTCCTATGGCTAACCCATCAACTATGATTCAGCCGCAGAAAATGGTTCAGGTTTCAGCTTATGAATTCCCGCAACAGTCTGATGGGAAGCTGTACAAACCCGGAATGCAATATGTCCATGGAGGTCCTTACTACGTACCTCAATATCCTACAACCACATCGCAATTATCATCTTGTTATCCACTGTACCACGTTCCTGTGCTAccgcagcagcagcagcaaagCCCGTATCATGTAAATCAACCATACCCGATTTATTTGGTACCCGTGGTTCCAAATCAATCTCTAAATATGCCAATGCAGTGTAGCGTAAATGATGCTACAGATATTGCTTCGATTCTGCCCCCGTTGCATCTGCATGGAGCTGTGATCCCTCCACCAGTGCTTCATAAGGAGACCTTGGCAGCTAAACATGTACCCGAGCCAGCAGCAAATATGCAGAGTAATCTCCCCGTATCAGCTGCTCCAGCTAGTGCACCTTCTACCAAGGGTCAGCAATCGTTTGTTGGGCCTCTTGAGCCAAAGCCTGTTGGTGCAACATCAATTGATACTGTTAATTATTGTAATGAATTTGACGATGATCTTTCATACAGTCAGATATATAAAACTCAGCCTCCTGCTCCATCATTTATATCTCAGTGCCAAACCATTACAAAGGGGGCAACAGTACAGTTATCTGAGTCCTCAATGCAGCAAACCCCGAATGATGTAACAGCCCAGGTCTCATCCCTTCTACAACAATCTTGA
- the LOC116018906 gene encoding uncharacterized protein LOC116018906 isoform X1, translating to MFDSLRTLQLMDLSVETLKANNMALMALNYLVLFCTIFQIIQYVELYASIDALTMQVFLLSCQDEAWFDTTSIFESDSDGDDDDDFSSVHGGTVKSPTETKERKRERDNRSDAQDPSYHISFE from the exons ATGTTTGATTCTCTAAGGACACTTCAATTGATGGATTTGTCTGTGGAGACACTCAAG GCAAACAATATGGCTCTTATGGCTCTCAATTATCTTGTTCTCTTCTGCACTATCTTCCAG ATCATTCAATATGTGGAATTATATGCAAGTATAGATGCCTTAACTATGCAAGTTTTTCTCT TAAGTTGCCAAGACGAAGCATGGTTCGATACAACCAGCATTTTTGAATCTGACTcagatggtgatgatgatgatgacttcaGCAGTGTTCATGGTG GGACGGTTAAGAGTCCCACTGAAACCAAGGAGAGAAAACGAGAGAGAGACAACAGGTCAGATGCGCAGGACCCAAG TTATCATATTAGTTTTGAGTAA
- the LOC116018906 gene encoding uncharacterized protein LOC116018906 isoform X3: MFDSLRTLQLMDLSVETLKANNMALMALNYLVLFCTIFQIIQYVELYASIDALTMQVFLLSCQDEAWFDTTSIFESDSDGDDDDDFSSVHGGTVKSPTETKERKRERDNSYHISFE, encoded by the exons ATGTTTGATTCTCTAAGGACACTTCAATTGATGGATTTGTCTGTGGAGACACTCAAG GCAAACAATATGGCTCTTATGGCTCTCAATTATCTTGTTCTCTTCTGCACTATCTTCCAG ATCATTCAATATGTGGAATTATATGCAAGTATAGATGCCTTAACTATGCAAGTTTTTCTCT TAAGTTGCCAAGACGAAGCATGGTTCGATACAACCAGCATTTTTGAATCTGACTcagatggtgatgatgatgatgacttcaGCAGTGTTCATGGTG GGACGGTTAAGAGTCCCACTGAAACCAAGGAGAGAAAACGAGAGAGAGACAACAG TTATCATATTAGTTTTGAGTAA
- the LOC116018906 gene encoding uncharacterized protein LOC116018906 isoform X5 has protein sequence MFDSLRTLQLMDLSVETLKANNMALMALNYLVLFCTIFQIIQYVELYAISCQDEAWFDTTSIFESDSDGDDDDDFSSVHGGTVKSPTETKERKRERDNRSDAQDPSYHISFE, from the exons ATGTTTGATTCTCTAAGGACACTTCAATTGATGGATTTGTCTGTGGAGACACTCAAG GCAAACAATATGGCTCTTATGGCTCTCAATTATCTTGTTCTCTTCTGCACTATCTTCCAG ATCATTCAATATGTGGAATTATATGCAA TAAGTTGCCAAGACGAAGCATGGTTCGATACAACCAGCATTTTTGAATCTGACTcagatggtgatgatgatgatgacttcaGCAGTGTTCATGGTG GGACGGTTAAGAGTCCCACTGAAACCAAGGAGAGAAAACGAGAGAGAGACAACAGGTCAGATGCGCAGGACCCAAG TTATCATATTAGTTTTGAGTAA
- the LOC116018906 gene encoding uncharacterized protein LOC116018906 isoform X2, translating to MFDSLRTLQLMDLSVETLKANNMALMALNYLVLFCTIFQIIQYVELYASIDALTMQVFLLSCQDEAWFDTTSIFESDSDGDDDDDFSSVHGTVKSPTETKERKRERDNRSDAQDPSYHISFE from the exons ATGTTTGATTCTCTAAGGACACTTCAATTGATGGATTTGTCTGTGGAGACACTCAAG GCAAACAATATGGCTCTTATGGCTCTCAATTATCTTGTTCTCTTCTGCACTATCTTCCAG ATCATTCAATATGTGGAATTATATGCAAGTATAGATGCCTTAACTATGCAAGTTTTTCTCT TAAGTTGCCAAGACGAAGCATGGTTCGATACAACCAGCATTTTTGAATCTGACTcagatggtgatgatgatgatgacttcaGCAGTGTTCATG GGACGGTTAAGAGTCCCACTGAAACCAAGGAGAGAAAACGAGAGAGAGACAACAGGTCAGATGCGCAGGACCCAAG TTATCATATTAGTTTTGAGTAA
- the LOC116018906 gene encoding uncharacterized protein LOC116018906 isoform X4, whose protein sequence is MFDSLRTLQLMDLSVETLKANNMALMALNYLVLFCTIFQIIQYVELYASIDALTMQVFLLSCQDEAWFDTTSIFESDSDGDDDDDFSSVHGTVKSPTETKERKRERDNSYHISFE, encoded by the exons ATGTTTGATTCTCTAAGGACACTTCAATTGATGGATTTGTCTGTGGAGACACTCAAG GCAAACAATATGGCTCTTATGGCTCTCAATTATCTTGTTCTCTTCTGCACTATCTTCCAG ATCATTCAATATGTGGAATTATATGCAAGTATAGATGCCTTAACTATGCAAGTTTTTCTCT TAAGTTGCCAAGACGAAGCATGGTTCGATACAACCAGCATTTTTGAATCTGACTcagatggtgatgatgatgatgacttcaGCAGTGTTCATG GGACGGTTAAGAGTCCCACTGAAACCAAGGAGAGAAAACGAGAGAGAGACAACAG TTATCATATTAGTTTTGAGTAA